The DNA segment gggctcctgcagcccaagcgctatcacaaatcagaataaccactgcggcgtgcaacccgatcccgtaactatcactcataatcaggctctcaatctcactcagtcatcaatctctccagtctcacccacgggctcacaatgtcatggaaGCTAacccggaacaatgatatgatgtatcaataaataacaattgAGATTAGGATATGATATaaaaatgcatgaatatgactgagtacagaatacCAATAAAATTAATAGATGACAGTAAGAAATGACCACTAGGGGTCTCAACAGTACCAGCATAAAAtctaacatgatatctagcattaTTGATAGCTCAATTACTAACACATAATAaaaacacggatatcaacaagatagaGTCACTATATGGTGCCATGGAGTCAACCATGTCACATTTCTCACGGTGCATGCCCGCACGTccatcacttggcatgtgcgtcacctcagtaCCAGTCACATAACATATAATTAggggttttgaaccctcagaaccaagtttgaaagtgttacttacctcaaaccgagcaAAGTCCTACTCCGCAAtgtctttgcctctcaaatcggcctccaaatgccacaaatctagccacaagtagTACAACACAATCAATAAaggctaaagaaatcaattccacaagagaactactaaattatagccaaaatccgAAATCGACTCAAATCCGACCCTCATGCCTATGCCTCGAAATCTAACATaagtcacaaaacccgaaagcctattcactcacgagtttaaccatacTAAATTCATAAAAATCCGACATCATTTGCCCTTCCAAATCCCCGAAATTCACTCTCCCattctcaagccctaatctcccaaatttcacctcaaaaacTCACCAACTAGGTGTAAAATCAGTGGAGAAACACTATTACTGAAGATAAATAGGCACAAGGAACTTACCTTAGTGATTTCTTCAAAATACctctcaaatccccaaaatccgagcttaaaattatgaaaatggtgaaaaatctcgAAGTGTTCTATTTATAGTTTTTGTCCAGCAAAACCGCGCTTGCGGCCTCTTTGTCGCTTCTGCAACGCTGCACCTGCAAAAATTCCATCGCAAGTGCGGATTCCACTTAGGATCCCAGACTTTGCTCCTGCAGCTTAAAAACCGCATCTGCGcctatcgcaggtgcggaaatacatTGCACCTGTGCTTGGCCTTTCGCTTCTGCGACCCTCGTAGGTGCGGGAAAGTCTTCGCACCTACGGCTCCTACCCAGCTCCTTCTTCGCTTCTACGGacccgcacctgcggttcccactccgcaggtgcgattacaccaatAACAACAACACTTCAGCTGCTCATTCAATTCCAAAACCAAGTCCGAAACCTCCAGAATTCCACtcgaggccccgggacctcaaccaatcatgccaacaAGTCATATATTCCCATGCGAACAtagtcgaaccttcgaatcattcaaaacaccaaattgcacccgaattcaagcttaaagaacttctaaatttttgaattccacaaatgacgtCGATACCTACCAAGCCACgttcgattgaccttaaattttacacacaagtcaaaaaTGATACCACGAACCTACTCCGATTTCCGGAAATCCAATCTGACtctaatatcaaaattttcactgccgacTAAAATtgtcaaaattccaacttttgccaattcaagcctaattctactacggacctccaaatcatattTCAAATgcgctcttaagtccaaaatcacctaacggagctaatggaactatcaaaattcaaatccgaggtcgtttacataTAAGTTAACAACCtgtcaactttttcaacttaagcttctagttaagagactaagtgtctcaattcaatCCAAAACCACTCCAGACCTAAATCAACTAACCCGAAAAGTCACAATACAACTATAGAACACAAAAGATATAGAAAATGGGGGAATgtggctacaactctcaaaacgaccggctgggtcattacatcctccctctctttaacaaacgttcgtcctcgaaaggGTCTAAAAACATACCTGTAGCCTCAAATAGgtatggatatctgctccgtatctccagCTCGGTCtctcaagtagcctcctccaaggACTGACCTCTCAgatgcactttcactgaagttatatcctttgatcttaactttcggacctgccgctccaaaatagccatcggctctacatcataagtcaaatcatcatccaactgaaccgtgctgaaatccaaaacatgggacAGATCACCgttatactttcggagcatagaaacatggaatactagatgcacactcgacaagctaggtggcaaggcaatcttgtaagccacctcctcaatcctctgaagtacctcaaaaggccctatgaactgagggctcaacttgcccttcttctcgaATTTCATAagacccttcatgggtgaaaccttcagtagaaccttctccccaaccatgtaagacacattaCGAACCTTCttatcggcataactcttttatctTGACTGCGCCgtgcgaagccgctcctgaatcaatttaaccttatctaaagcatcctgaaccaattCAGTACTCAGtaacctagcctcacccggcaCAAACTAACCCgctggagatctacatcgcctcccatataaagcctcatatggagccatctaaatgctcgactgataactgctATTGTAAGAAAACTTTGCGAGTGGCAGAAAATGATCCCATGAAcaaccaaaatcaatgacacacgcACGTAACattcctccaatatctgaatagtgcactcagactgtccgtccatatgaggatgaaatgatgtgctcaactcaaactGAGTGTCCAAGTCTCGCTGCACGACTTTCCAAAACCTCGATGTAAATTGCGTGCCTCGAtctaaaatgatgaaaactggtacaCCGGGTAGGCAAACAATCTCttgatgtaaatctcagccaatcggtctgaagaataggtagtactcacaggaatgaagtgcgtggacttggtcagccgatccacaatcacccaaatagcatcgaactttctcgaagtccgtgggagcccaactacgaaatccatggtgatctactcccacttccactctagaatctctatctgctgaagcaagccacccagtctctaatgctcatatttcacctactaacAGTTGAGACGCCGAGCTACAAACCCAGGATGGTTAGTCATGTATGACTCAACATTTTCAACTTCATTACgcctttataggcacttcaatttgatttccTCCTTCCaagttttttgattttgaaacaTCAGCTGCCATGGTCAGTCGGGGTCGACTTGACGCCCCTACCGAGGTTGTGTGCCTTTTGCATATGAGCTTGTATCAAACGAAATCCCTATAAATCAGTTTTGCTATCTCTTCTTTGCCTCAGTTTtgaaacagagttagaccgaaagggattcaaagaaaacagaTAATGGAATGGATAATGAATCGGACAGGAGGTGTCCCTTtcagggaaaggaaagaaggacttatctggagtatatgcggacTTCAACTAACATGACATGCCTCTTAGACTGGACgcatgatctgtgtaaaccgtccaaTCTCATAAATTCATCACGACTTAcgcctcaaaatcgagaaaccttggcAAGACTCTATTGATGCCtatggctgtgaggatcctctttttgATTAGTGGTGCCCATTGCGGGTTTTCACCagctaacctctctcatttctcttctaaccatcgccttatagtgctctttgcgtgagggttttcactaataaaactctctcatttcatttctctcattttggttgGATCAGATCCAAGTAACTATATTCTCCAATTCTCGAAAATtcttgccgattgatcagaaggacttgaaaaggatttgggtaaaaaaaGGATTTGGATTAAATTACAACGTGGAACCTTTCAGGCATAACCATTGCCAAAACATTATagcttctgccccaatttcaccTTTTTGGGGAATTgtagatttttattttggtgtgactaaaccccagagagaggctgcctacatatcctttcaaaatcaagtcaaacgtagttcaaggaacttttgtttttgatttatttgttttctttcttttcattcattttttcatcattttgtttcatctattttctcttttttttttcattcattttcttttctgtctctcttttttttaaataacttcCAAGTTCTAAAGAGggtaattaaagaaaaagggaaccgctcaaagggtttgcaaggattggtagtgtttgggtagcgggaatgaaagccttcgtcatcccaatcagaAAACATTAAAGCTGTGTAAAAGGGTCAAACATAATACCATTTGACCGCATCTGTATTGACAGTTgcttcgggatcatttccttcaatgtctcctaAATACAACGCTCCTTTTGGAAATACTCTTCTTATAGTGTATGGACCTTTTCAATTTGGagtgaattttccttttgcttcttcatgatgcagGAGAATATGTCTCAGAACGAGTTGCCCCAATTTGAATTTCCtgggccgcactttcttgttgtaggcacgggccattcttagTTGGTACAACTACCCGTGACAAACTACGGTCATCCGTTAATTGTTCCAACCGggtcttgacccattcatcatcctTGATCtcggcttcaacaatgatcctAAGAGAGGGTATCTCAACTTCTATAGGTATTACGGCTTTAGTTCCAAAAACCAATAAGTAAGGCATGGCCCCAACTGATGTGCACACggttgtgcgatatcccaataatgcaaagcggtttttcatgccattatctagaactttgaatcattttcctgaggatcttcttgatattcttgtttgtAGCTTCAACAACGCCGTTAGCTTTAGGCCGATAAGGGGTAGAGTTACAatgcgtaatcttaaattgtttgcatacctctctcatcaagagGTTGTTCAGATTTACAtcattgtctgtaatgatagtTTTAGGACTACCAAAACGACAAATAATGTTGGAATACACGAAGTCCACCACCATTTTCTTGGTGACGGCTTTGAAAGTGACTttttcaacccactttgtgaagtaatcaatggcaaCCAGGATGAatttgtgcccatttgaagcttttgacTCGATTGGCctaataacatccatgccccaagcgacaaacaACCAAGGTGCTGCCATATGATGTAACTCTGAAAgtggtgcatgaatcaggtcaccaTGTATCTGATACTGATGACAATTccggacaaaactgaagcaatccttttccatggatATCCAATAATAACTTGCTCGGAGGATTTTTTTGCAAGGACAAATCCATTCATGCGAGTCCCACATACTCTCGAATGCACTTTGTTCAGGATCTTTTCATCTTCTCGGGCATCTATGCACCTCAAAAGAttcagatctggagttcttttgtataagaCTTCTCCGCTAAAAAAGAAACTACTGGCATGCCTTTTgatagttctcttttgatctccactGGCCTGCTCgggatattcctttgttttcaaaaACCTGTTGATATCATGATATCATGGCTGAACATCTAGTTCTATTTCAATTGCATTACGATAACCATGCCTTTCTCGAATTTGGATTTCTAGCGGGTCAATATGGACATTGCCCGGATATGGCAGCATTGAGGCCAAAGTAGGTAGTGCATTAGCTAGCTCATTGTGGAATCgaggaatatacctgaactcaaCAAATTTGAACCAGTTGTAGAGATCTTTCACGTGTTACTTGTACGGGATGAGTTTGATATCTCGAGTTTCCCGCTTGCCCTGAGCTTGCAGAATAATCAAGCCAGAATCTCTCATGATAAAAAATTCCTCAACATCCATATCAACTGCCATTTTAATGcccatgatgcaagcttcatactcagcagTGTTGTTCGTACATAAGAACCAAAGCCAGGCTGTGGGGATAGTGCTGACCCGTGGGTGAAATCAAAATTACCCCAATCCCGACACATTTTGCAtttacagctccatcaaagaacattttccaagcatcgGTGTCCTCTGGAATTACTTCAACTGAAGTTTGGGAAATAAGTGCTCAGGGGTTGGTATTCACCATCAACTGGGTTCCTTGCTAGATGATTAGCcaaggcttgggctttcattgccgtgtgggtgacataaacaatgtcgaactcagtGAGCAGGATTTTCCATTTTGCTAGCCTTCCCGTGGGCATTggtttttggaatatgtacttcagaggatccattctGGTTATGAGATATTTGGTGTAGGCCAAAAGATAATGTCTAAGCTTTTGGGTggcccaagttagggcgcaacaagttctttctaacagagtgtatttggcttcataactggtgaACTTTTTGCTCAGGTAGTATATGACTTGTTCTATCTTGCCGGTCATATCATGTTGCCCCAGGACATAGCCGaaggaattttccaagactgtcaaatacaagaacaaaggtcttcctggctcaggtggTACTAATATTGGCAGATTTGACagatattttttgattttatcaaaagtcTCTTGACATTCCTCCGTCCATTTGATCAccgcatctttcttcagcaacttgaatatgggctcacacgtggtagtaagctgagcaatgaacctgttgatgtaattcaatcttcctagCAGACTCATGACCTCTATCTTGGTTCTCAGATGTGGTAAATCCCaaatagattttatctttgttggatctaactggATAACCCTctggctgactataaaccccagaAGCTTCCAAGATGTAACTCGAAATGCACATTTAGCAGGGTTCAATTTCAAGTCATACCTGCACAGGCActcgaagaactttctcaaatcttgcACATGGTCTTCCTGTATTCTggatttaatgatcacatcatccacatacacctcaatttcccgGTGCATCATATTATGGAAGATGGCAGTCATAACTCTCATGTAGGTCACCTCggtgtttttcaaaccaaatggcatgaccttgtaatagtaagtgccccaaggtgtggtgaaagctgtcttttttgtgtcttcttcatccatcagaacctggtgatacccagcatagcaatccacgaaATAATGTATCTCATGTTTGGAATAGTTGTCAACaagaatgtggatgtttggcaatgggaagttatccttggggcttgctttgttcaaatctcgataatcaatacacactcGGGTTTTTCCGTCTTTCTTCAACACTAGGACCTCGTTAGCCAACCATGTGGTATATCGGACCACCCGAATCATACCAGCTTTCAAttgtttggtgacttcttcttttaTCTTATCACTAtaatccgttttgaactttctttgcttttgttggaAAGGTGGATAACTGGGATAAGTCGACAATTTATGTACTaccaaatcaacactcagtcTTGGCATATCATTATAGGAACatgcaaacacgtctttgaatccaaacaaaagttggatcaatgcatctcTAGTTCTTTCATCAAcatgaatgcttatcatggtttctcgGACTTCTTCTGGACTGCCCAAATTAACTGGCTCgatttcatttaagtttggcttaagCTTATTCttaaattgttccaattctcaatttatttctctaaaagtctcatcttcatcatattctggttcttgattcattatttcatagTTAGACGTCgttttaggatctgggcatgaagtccgcaagcatgtcatgttatttgagtatgcattattataactgaaaacaaaaagataagaaaaatagcaaaatcagaataaagaaaaatGAGACATCCATtgaggatgaaatattgatttcatttcattgaattgaaGATATGAGAGTTTACattgaaatcaaaagaaaataaagtaaaaaaacatTCGAGTTATACCCTAAAATAACTCGTAATGTAGAAAAGATGGCAAGCTTGGACTACCGAGATCCCCGCCTGACAGGGAATGGGGTAGCTTTTCAATTCTGAAGCTTGGCATTTGGTCCCATGTATAGcacctcagcagtgcttgtgccttcccCCGGCTGGACCATGTGGGACTCATAGAGCATTTGTTTTATGGATTCACAAATGTCCTCAATTTCTTCAGTCGTGAAGgcctattcttcttcttcttcaacgtacTTAGGTTTAACAAATGACTTGGCGAGATGCGGAACAAGATGGAGCAGGACCCACCTATTTTTCTTACGCTCATCATTCAACTTTCTATCGGGCTCTGTAGCTCGGAAACCTACACCGAAGAACTTCTTATTGACGGTCGAAGTGATGGGCTCTGTGATGCCTTTTAGAGATACCCCGGTCCCCTTTTAGGGCTTGTAACCATATTTAATCATTTCAGTGGCGACCATGACCGATGCATTAGATAAGCAAGGTTGAGGGAACGGGGCCCTTTTTCGCATTGGCGACGACCAGAATTTCGAAAGTTTGGTAGACAATATGCTCACTTCCTTCCCTAACTTCGAGACACGAGACTAAAGGCTTCCTGTAAATGTACTGTTCATCCTTCCCATGGTGAACAATTTCTTGGTTATCATACTCAAATTTAACCATTTGATGGAGAGTGGAAGGCGCAGCTCCTGCGGCGTAAATCCATGGTCTTCCTAGGAGAAAATTATATGAAGTATCCATGTCCAGAACCTGGAAAGTCACTTCGAAATCCACGGGGCCAATGTCAAAATCAAATCGATTTCCCCTATTGTGTCTCGCTTGACACCATCAAAAGCGCGCACACggacattgtttggtcaaattctTTCTGTTCCGATTTCCATCCTCTGGAGTGTTGAGAGAGGGCAAATATCGACCCCGGACCCACCATCTAGCATGACTCTCTTCACATAATAACCTTTATATTTGACAGTCAAGTGAAGGATTTATTGTGTGTGGCTCCCTCTAGGGCAAATCATCGCGGCTGAAAGAAATCCTGTTGACTTCGAAGAATCATTTTGCCATTCTCTCCAATTGTTCAACTAAAGTTTTAACCGGGACATATGCCTCGTTCAATGTTTTCAGAGTACCTTTTGATGTTCATTCGAGCTCAACATCAAAGATAAAAGTGAGACATGGGAAGGAGACTTCCGGAGTTAGTCAACCATGGCATATTCcgaagtttttattttttggaaaaactcttctgcttcttcagcACTCACAGGCTTCTTGGGTGGAAACAATTTATCCTTGTTCAGTTTTAACTTCTTTAGCTCTTCTGGGTTGTGGTACTTCCCAGATTGGTTCATTTCATTGACCTCTCCCATAATCTCTTTTCCTTTGTAAGTAACTACTGTTTAGTTATAATTCCAGGGGACTGTTGTGGGGTCTCTCATAGGGCTCTGTGGTGCATGGATGATGACCACATGCTCAGTCAACCTTGGTGGAATTACAGCCCCCCGCGCCACATAAGTCCATTTTGGCACATACAACTTTAGCACATTCAGAGTGGCTTTCCTTTACTCAAATCTTTTGGGAGCGTTCAATATGAGATGTTCCTTCCTTGGGGCCTTAGGAACATATATAATTGCGTCCGTAGCAggttctgccccagtttttgttTATATAGCTTTTTCTGCAACTTGAGGAATTGGAGTGATTTTCTTCTCATTTCTGGCTAGTTTCGCTACTACTTTAGGTCTTGCCTCTGAATCGGCAatggcaatgatggctttcaaggCCAGATCAAACTCTTTATCATCACAAATAATTCCAATGACCGACCCATTTTTATGAGCTGGTagtggattgttagtcacattagGGATTTCCTCATCCCTCAACACCACTCGTTTTTGTTCTATTAAACTTTAAACTGCTCTCttcagggtccaacagtcctccgTGTCATGCCCCTCTGATCCCAAATGGTAGTCACACCTAGTACCGGGCCGCCATGATGGGGATTCAAGATTTTGCCGGTTTGGGGGTACCGGCTGCAATAGGCCCATCTGGATTAACTTCGGAAACAAGATAGAGTAGGATTCACCAATAGGAGTGAAGTTGTTTATCCTAGGAGGCTCACTAGGGCGTGATTTATATTGGTAGTTGTTTTGTGGTGGACGGGGggttatatggagcttggtgaggatggttatttctgggaggtggagcttggttT comes from the Nicotiana sylvestris chromosome 4, ASM39365v2, whole genome shotgun sequence genome and includes:
- the LOC138889961 gene encoding uncharacterized protein, whose protein sequence is MVGEKVLLKVSPMKGLMKFEKKGKLSPQFIGPFEVLQRIEEVAYKIALPPSLSSVHLVFHVSMLRKYNGDLSHVLDFSTVQLDDDLTYDVEPMAILERQVRKLRSKDITSVKVHLRGQSLEEAT